In a genomic window of Zingiber officinale cultivar Zhangliang chromosome 9B, Zo_v1.1, whole genome shotgun sequence:
- the LOC122023260 gene encoding uncharacterized protein LOC122023260, with the protein MDQPLLISSSPAPPSPPSDDSPGFLVRLLLLVAVAAFSLWANYEASKGFQVTVLNAASSVSSSSSSSSSARRFDLLFVANGRAARLVHRAADSVQRALYPDASFPRKPVERVTLSMAPAVAADHGDCVREATVAVRRGRREGEFAVELRPRVMEAADVAEAVGGAVRRGVARVWLWDGQGRAPERVIAALEDYLATSSADALRGALASQSRNHSAATALPQEDFVCAARLNRAMKDGWDDRMLIEACASIAA; encoded by the coding sequence ATGGACCAGCCTCTACTCATCTCTTCTTCCCCGGCGCCGCCATCGCCGCCTTCCGACGACTCTCCCGGCTTCCTTGTTCGTCTCCTTCTCCTGGTGGCCGTCGCCGCCTTCTCCCTCTGGGCCAACTACGAAGCCTCCAAGGGCTTCCAGGTCACTGTCCTCAACGCCGCCTCCTctgtctcctcctcctcctcttcctcctcttctgctCGACGCTTTGACCTGCTCTTCGTCGCCAACGGCCGCGCCGCCCGGCTCGTGCACCGCGCCGCCGACTCCGTGCAGCGCGCGCTCTACCCGGACGCCTCCTTCCCGCGGAAGCCGGTGGAGCGGGTGACGCTCTCCATGGCGCCGGCGGTCGCGGCCGACCACGGCGACTGCGTCCGCGAAGCGACCGTCGCCGTCAGGCGCGGCCGCCGCGAGGGGGAGTTCGCGGTCGAGTTGAGGCCCCGCGTCATGGAGGCGGCGGACGTGGCGGAGGCGGTGGGCGGCGCGGTGCGGCGGGGCGTGGCGCGGGTGTGGCTCTGGGACGGCCAAGGCCGGGCGCCGGAGCGGGTGATCGCCGCCCTCGAGGACTACCTGGCCACGTCATCAGCAGACGCGCTACGCGGCGCGTTGGCCAGCCAATCAAGGAATCACAGCGCCGCTACGGCGCTACCGCAGGAAGATTTCGTATGCGCGGCTCGTCTGAACAGGGCCATGAAGGACGGTTGGGACGACCGCATGCTAATCGAAGCATGCGCCTCGATCGCTGCATGA